The following proteins are encoded in a genomic region of Garra rufa chromosome 22, GarRuf1.0, whole genome shotgun sequence:
- the dhx8 gene encoding ATP-dependent RNA helicase DHX8, with translation MAEIGEDELKQLEYLSLVSKVCTELDNHLGINDKDLAEFVISLAEKHPSIDAFKSVLVKNGADFTDSLVSNLLRLIQTMRPPAKTSTSKASHSVVKPKNEKDKLKELFPALCRPDNPTTRTMLDEDDVKVAADAMKELEMFMPSVSSSEPSSSKHRSETSSKKKRRSRSRSRSRDRDRERDRDRDRDRRRRHRSRSRSRSRSNDRDRRKRRSRWHSRSRSRSPARGDRDKDRDKDKDKGSDRWKDKHVDRPPPEEPSVGDIYNGKVTSIMQFGCFVQLEGLRKRWEGLVHISELRREGRVANVADVVSKGQRVKIKVLSFTGSKTSLSMKDVDQDTGEDLNPNRRRNVGGEGQEESAMRNPDRPTNLNLGHAPEVEDDTLERKRLTKISDPEKWEIKQMIAANVLSKEEFPDFDEETGILPKVDDEEDEDLEIELVEEEPPFLRGHTKQSMDMSPVKIVKNPDGSLSQAAMMQSALAKERREVKQAQREAEMDSIPMGLNKHWVDPLPDVDGRQIAANMRGIGMMPNDIPEWKKHAFGGNKASYGKKTQLSILEQRESLPIYKLKEQLIQAVHDNQILIVIGETGSGKTTQITQYLAEAGYTTRGKIGCTQPRRVAAMSVAKRVSEEYGCCLGQEVGYTIRFEDCTSPETVIKYMTDGMLLRECLIDPDLGQYAIIMLDEAHERTIHTDVLFGLLKKTVQKRTDMKLIVTSATLDAVKFSQYFYEAPIFTIPGRTYPVEVLYTKEPETDYLDASLITVMQIHLTEPPGDILVFLTGQEEIDTACEILYERMKSLGPDVPELIILPVYSALPSEMQTRIFDPAPPGSRKVVIATNIAETSLTIDGIYYVVDPGFVKQKVYNSKTGIDQLVVTPISQAQAKQRAGRAGRTGPGKCYRLYTERAYRDEMLTTNVPEIQRTNLASTVLSLKAMGINDLLSFDFMDAPPMETLITAMEQLYTLGALDDEGLLTRLGRRMAEFPLEPMLCKMLIMSVHLGCSEEMLTIVSMLSVQNVFYRPKDKQALADQKKAKFHQPEGDHLTLLAVYNSWKNNKFSNPWCYENFIQARSLRRAQDIRKQMLGIMDRHKLDVVSCGKATVRVQKAICSGFFRNAAKKDPQEGYRTLIDQQVVYIHPSSALFNRQPEWVVYHELVLTTKEYMREVTTIDPRWLVEFAPAFFKVSDPTRLSKQKKQQRLEPLYNRYEEPNAWRISRAFRRR, from the exons ATGGCAGAGATCGGGGAAGACGAGCTCAAACAGCTCGAATATTTGTCTTTGGTGTCTAAAGTTTGTACCGAACTTGACAACCATTTGGGAATCAACGATAAGGACCTTG CTGAGTTTGTAATCAGTCTTGCTGAGAAACATCCATCCATTGATGCATTCAAGTCAGTGCTGGTTAAAAATGGAGCCGATTTCACA GATTCACTCGTTAGCAATTTGCTTCGTCTCATTCAAACCATGCGTCCTCCTGCAAAAACATCTACCAGTAAAG CCTCTCATTCTGTGGTTAAGCCAAAGAATGAAAAGGACAAGCTGAAAGAGCTGTTTCCAGCTCTATGCAGACCTGACAATCCCACTACTAGG ACTATGCTGGATGAGGATGATGTGAAAGTTGCAGCTGATGCCATGAAAGAGTTGGAGATGTTTATGCCCAGTGTTAGCAGTTCAGAACCTAGCAGCAGTAAACACAG ATCTGAAACCAGCAGTAAGAAGAAGCGGAGGAGCAGAAGCCGCAGTCGGAGCCGAGATAGAGATAGAGAACGAGATAGGGATAGGGACAGAGACAGACGGAGACGGCATCGCTCTCGCTCCCGTTCCAGATCTCGCTCTAATGATAGAGACAGAAGAAAGCGCAGGAGCCGCTGGCACTCTCGCAGCAGGTCCAGGAGTCCTGCACGGGGAGACAGAGACAAAGACCGAGACAAAGACAAAGACAAAGGCTCAGACCGCTGGAAGGACAAACATGTGGACCGGCCCCCACCGGAGGAGCCATCTGTGGGGGATATCTACAATGGCAAAGTCACCAGTATTATGCAATTTGGATGCTTTGTGCAGTTAGAAGGCCTCAG GAAACGCTGGGAAGGCTTGGTCCATATTTCAGAGCTTAGGAGAGAAGGTCGGGTAGCAAATGTGGCAGATGTGGTCAGCAAAGGTCAAAGGGTCAAAATTAAGGTGCTGTCCTTCACTGGATCCAAAACAAGTCTCAGTATGAAG GATGTTGACCAGGACACTGGTGAAGATCTGAACCCTAACAGGAGGAGAAATGTGGGTGGTGAAGGTCAGGAAGAGTCGGCCATGAGGAATCCTGACAGACCCACCAACCTCAATCTGGGCCATGCTCCAGAGGTAGAGGACGACACATTGGAACGCAAAAGACTCACCAAGATCTCTGATCCGGAGAAGTGGGAAATCAAACAG ATGATTGCTGCCAATGTGTTGTCTAAGGAGGAATTCCCAGACTTTGATGAAGAGACAGGAATTCTGCCTAAAGTTGATGATGAGGAGG ATGAGGATTTGGAGATTGAGCTGGTGGAAGAGGAACCTCCATTCCTGAGAGGACACACCAAACAGAGCATGGACATGAGTCCTGTCAAGATTGTCAAG AACCCCGATGGATCTCTCTCCCAAGCAGCCATGATGCAGAGTGCCTTGGCCAAAGAGCGACGGGAGGTAAAACAGGCCCAACGAGAGGCTGAAATGGACTCAATTCCTATGGGCCTTAACAAACACTGGGTGGACCCACTGCCTGATG TCGACGGCAGGCAGATAGCTGCCAACATGAGGGGCATAGGTATGATGCCCAACGACATCCCAGAATGGAAGAAACACGCCTTTGGTGGCAACAAGGCCTCCTATGGAAAAAAGACTCAACTTTCTATCCTAGAGCAAAGAGAGAGTCTTCCTATCTACAAGCTCAAAGAGCAGCTCATTCAG GCTGTCCATGACAACCAGATCCTAATTGTGATCGGTGAGACTGGCTCAGGAAAGACGACTCAGATCACTCAGTACCTGGCTGAGGCTGGATACACTACACGGGGGAAGATCGGGTGCACACAACCCAGAAGAGTGGCTGCCATGTCTGTGGCTAAAAGAGTGTCGGAGGAGTACGGTTGCTGTTTAGGTCAAGAG GTTGGCTACACCATCCGTTTTGAGGACTGCACAAGTCCTGAGACTGTCATCAAGTACATGACGGATGGTATGCTGTTAAGAGAGTGTCTGATTGACCCAGATCTGGGCCAGTATGCCATTATTATGTTGGATGAGGCCCACGAAAGAACCATTCATACAGACGTACTCTTTGGCCTGCTCAAGAAG actGTACAGAAGCGAACTGACATGAAGCTCATTGTGACATCTGCCACGCTGGATGCCGTGAAATTCTCTCAGTACTTTTACGAAGCACCTATTTTTACTATCCCTGGTCGTACATATCCAGTGGAAGTTTTGTACACTAAAGAACCTGAGACTGACTATCTGGATGCCAGTCTGATCACAGTCATGCAGATTCACCTCACTGAGCCTCCAG GTGACATCTTGGTGTTCCTGACGGGTCAGGAGGAGATCGACACTGCTTGTGAGATCCTGTATGAACGAATGAAATCCCTCGGCCCTGATGTCCCAGAGTTAATCATCCTTCCAGTCTACTCTGCCCTGCCCAGTGAAATGCAGACTAGGATCTTTGACCCAGCACCACCTGGAAGTAGAAAG gtGGTCATTGCTACTAACATCGCAGAGACTTCTTTGACAATTGATGGAATCTACTATGTGGTGGATCCAGGTTTTGTCAAGCAGAAGGTTTATAACTCCAAAACTGGAATTGATCAGCTAGTGGTCACCCCCATCTCCCAG GCCCAGGCTAAGCAGCGAGCGGGCAGAGCAGGAAGAACAGGCCCCGGGAAGTGCTACAGACTCTACACAGAACGTGCCTACAGAGATGAGATGCTCACCACCAACGTACCTGAGATTCAGAGAACTAACTTGGCCAGCACTGTACTGTCTCTAAAG GCAATGGGCATCAATGACCTGTTGTCATTTGATTTCATGGATGCTCCACCTATGGAGACGCTCATCACAGCTATGGAACAGCTATACACTCTGGGAGCATTGGATGATGAAGGTTTGCTCACACGCCTCGGTCGTAGG ATGGCTGAGTTTCCTCTGGAGCCCATGCTTTGTAAGATGTTGATCATGTCCGTCCATCTTGGCTGCAGCGAGGAGATGCTGACCATTGTGTCCATGCTCTCAGTACAGAATGTCTTCTACAGACCAAAG GACAAACAAGCTTTGGCAGACCAGAAGAAGGCTAAATTTCACCAGCCTGAGGGAGACCACCTGACTTTGCTGGCTGTCTACAACTCCTGGAAGAACAACAAGTTTTCCAACCCCTGGTGCTATGAAAACTTCATCCAGGCGCGATCTCTTCGCCGTGCGCAGGATATCCGCAAACAGATGCTGGGCATCATGGACAG ACACAAGCTGGATGTGGTATCATGCGGTAAAGCCACGGTACGTGTACAGAAGGCCATCTGCAGTGGTTTCTTCCGAAACGCTGCCAAAAAGGATCCTCAAGAAGGTTACAGGACCCTCATAGACCAGCAGGTGGTCTACATCCACCCCTCCAGCGCATTGTTCAATCGCCAACCTGAATG GGTGGTGTACCATGAGCTTGTGTTGACCACCAAGGAGTACATGAGGGAAGTGACCACCATTGACCCAAGGTGGCTTGTAGAATTTGCTCCAGCTTTCTTCAAAGTCTCCGATCCTACACGCCTTAGCAAGCAGAAGAAACAGCAGCGGTTGGAGCCGCTTTACAACCGGTACGAGGAACCAAATGCCTGGAGAATATCCAGAGCCTTCAGGCGACGCTAG